The Romeriopsis navalis LEGE 11480 genome segment CTAGGGCGCACAGTTCACCAGTCTCGCTTTCACCCAACGGCTTGAGGAAGCCCGGATTAAGATCAGTCAGGATGGCAAGGGCCGGGCCTATGACAATATCTTTGTCGAACGCCTGTGACGCAGTGTGAAATACGAGGAAGTCTATATCAAATCCTATCTCTCGGTCCCAGAAGCAATCCATCACCTCAATGCCTAGTTCCAGTTCTATAACCAAGAGCAATTACATCAATCGTTAGATTATCAGCCACCGGCATTGATCCATTTCCAGTAAACTTGGAGGTAGAAGTATGAATTGACACAACTGCCATCATTTCGACCAACTGCTCGATTCCATCTTAAATTTCTCGTTTTTCTGTCTAGTCCTTGGGGAGCGCCTCAGGTATTCTTGCCCACATTGTGGAAATGAGATGGAGCGAGATACCAACGCCGCTGTAACGCTCAACCTCGAAAGAGGAAGAGAAGCCAGCCTTGTAACGCCTAAGCGGTCAGCGTCTGGAGTATGTCACGAAGTGCTTTCTACAGAGCAATGCTCAACCGCAAGTTTCCCATAATCCAGTTTGATGATGCGATTGGCCAGCTTAAAGTATTGATCATCATGGCTAATCACCAGTACAGTTTTGCCACGGGCTGTGAGTGCTGGTAAAAATTGAGTATAAAAAATCTCCTTGAAAACTGGATCTTGGTTGGCTGCCCATTCATCAAAAATATAGAAGGGTCGATCTTCTAAATAAGCCGTGAGTAAAGCCAGTCTTTGCCTTTGCCCGCCTGACAAATCCATCGTTGAGAGCTGACCATTCTGAACGCTCACCTTATGATCAAGCTGGAGCTGCACAAGATATTGCTGCGCTTGAGCATCGATTTGGGGGTTTTTCAAGCCTAATAGATCATTGAATAATTGGAAGTCAGCAAATACGACGGAAAACAATTGCAGGTAAGATTCACGATTTTCATGGGTGATGCATTCGCCATTTAAGTATACGGCCCCAGCTTCGGGTGTATATAGCCCAGTGATTAACTTTGCGAGTGTAGTTTTACCACTGCCATTACCACCGACCAGAAAAACTAACTCACCTGGCGTGAATTTTAGATTAATCGGCCCCAACGTGAAATGGCTCTCTTCCCGCTCTCGGTAGTAAGTATGGCTCACATCAACCAACTCCAAATGCTGCCAGCCATCGGTAAAGTGATTGGAGGATAAAGGCTGTATCTTGGGAATATCGTCACGCTGCAATCGGATTCCTAAATCCTCAATCTTCTGAAACGCAATCTCCGCCATGGCAAAAGCTGGCAAAGCCGCTAATAGGGCAAAGAGCATCGAACGGATATAAAGCAGCGTCAGAATATAGCCGGTTAAGATGGAAGGTGTTACTTCAATCAGACTCGGAAAGACAAATAAAATCATCCCCATCACAAACAGCAACAGAAATTTCGCCCAGGCTTGATTGAGAGCATGCAACATCCCCCAAAAAAAGAACCGGCGCTGCCGCCTCGCCGCAACTGGTTGCAGACTTTCGGAGAAAAAAGCCTGACGACGATCGTGATGTAATTTCAGCTCTTTAATTCCGTCAATCATCAGCCGAAAATGACCGTACAATTGACCCGAATCAGACCGCGCAAGTTTTAGCAAAGCCTGGCTACGCTGCCAAATTAGATGATAGGTAATCGCCCCCAGCAGTAGTACGAGTAAGAAACCGAGAAATAGCTTCCAAGACAACCAACAAAGATAGCTCAAACAAATCAGCACAACAACGATATTGGTGCAAAATGGCAGCATCGGTACCAGTGCACCCCCGATCGCTGTCACATCTTCCACCAGCACGGTGAACAGCTCCGCCCCCCCCACTGACTCGAGCTGACGTAGGGAAGTCTGGAGAATGTCACGACTGAGGCGAATCTGCCAATCAAACACCGACTTGCGATACAAGTAAGACAGCAATGACTGTGAAATAACTGAAGTCACTAAAGCAAACAA includes the following:
- a CDS encoding cyclic peptide export ABC transporter; this encodes MKLLTYLFRNSPYIATLAMLTALVSGIGNASLITLIHAALNRQAGMGHMGWQFAGLALFALVTSVISQSLLSYLYRKSVFDWQIRLSRDILQTSLRQLESVGGAELFTVLVEDVTAIGGALVPMLPFCTNIVVVLICLSYLCWLSWKLFLGFLLVLLLGAITYHLIWQRSQALLKLARSDSGQLYGHFRLMIDGIKELKLHHDRRQAFFSESLQPVAARRQRRFFFWGMLHALNQAWAKFLLLFVMGMILFVFPSLIEVTPSILTGYILTLLYIRSMLFALLAALPAFAMAEIAFQKIEDLGIRLQRDDIPKIQPLSSNHFTDGWQHLELVDVSHTYYREREESHFTLGPINLKFTPGELVFLVGGNGSGKTTLAKLITGLYTPEAGAVYLNGECITHENRESYLQLFSVVFADFQLFNDLLGLKNPQIDAQAQQYLVQLQLDHKVSVQNGQLSTMDLSGGQRQRLALLTAYLEDRPFYIFDEWAANQDPVFKEIFYTQFLPALTARGKTVLVISHDDQYFKLANRIIKLDYGKLAVEHCSVESTS